One window of the Alphaproteobacteria bacterium genome contains the following:
- a CDS encoding DUF5666 domain-containing protein: MVQKNKLLLWLLLALLGVAGPLRAADNPCRMANGYLDKGFGGTGIQPGAIGGTGHGDDKGFGGTGVRADRGVGGTGINNDDDIKTIYISGTIYAYGSVCINGLRVTYDDDTPVTDGESKTQAKNLKLGQYVKVIAETMPRSTSLVARSIEVHRSVEGPVTHIDPARHLVRVMNEQVRINSPAWHGLALGQNIRVSGLRDPLGRLVASHVEPKAPSLPDRVIGRLAINAAGLARVGETPVVIDKSALPSIRAAERVVVKGAWNGRELVADDISRENDDARKKADFISLEGYAGHDAQGKAVIDDVAVHGRNLRSGERVILSGPRGTDDGVDVRSFKDSPEPITHQNHERSRDEGRGDDSSGSHGGRTTDGDINSSGDSSGHGSSSHEGSHDENSNSGSSSGGSGHEDHSGSGGSGSNGSGHEVLPNEKIERTDNSGHGSGVERVEKIEAVEKVEKVEKVEKVEKVEKVEKVEKVEKVEKVEKVEKVEKVEKVEKPEKVEKIETPEKVEKPEKEDHSGHGSRH; this comes from the coding sequence ATGGTACAAAAAAATAAGCTGCTTTTGTGGTTGTTGTTGGCATTGCTTGGTGTTGCCGGACCGTTGCGCGCAGCCGACAACCCATGCCGCATGGCAAATGGATATTTAGATAAAGGATTTGGCGGTACGGGTATTCAACCCGGCGCGATTGGCGGTACAGGTCATGGTGATGATAAAGGATTTGGCGGCACAGGAGTGCGCGCAGATCGCGGGGTTGGCGGTACGGGTATCAACAATGATGATGATATAAAGACCATCTATATCAGCGGTACCATTTATGCCTATGGCAGTGTTTGCATAAACGGGCTACGCGTGACCTATGACGACGATACTCCTGTCACAGATGGTGAAAGCAAAACGCAGGCAAAAAATTTGAAACTTGGCCAATATGTCAAAGTTATTGCGGAGACTATGCCGCGTTCAACATCATTGGTAGCGCGTTCCATCGAGGTGCATCGTTCAGTCGAAGGTCCTGTAACGCATATTGATCCGGCACGGCATTTGGTGCGTGTCATGAATGAACAGGTTCGCATCAATTCGCCTGCGTGGCATGGCCTTGCGCTTGGCCAGAATATACGGGTGAGTGGCTTGCGAGATCCGCTTGGGCGTTTGGTTGCAAGCCATGTGGAACCCAAAGCACCTTCGCTTCCGGATCGTGTGATTGGGCGTCTGGCCATTAATGCGGCTGGCTTGGCACGCGTGGGTGAGACCCCCGTTGTGATTGATAAATCCGCCTTGCCGAGCATACGGGCCGCCGAACGCGTGGTTGTGAAAGGTGCATGGAATGGCCGTGAATTGGTGGCCGATGATATATCACGTGAAAATGATGATGCACGTAAGAAGGCAGATTTTATTTCACTGGAAGGCTATGCTGGCCATGATGCGCAAGGTAAAGCTGTTATCGATGATGTGGCTGTGCATGGGCGGAATCTCCGTTCAGGTGAGCGCGTTATTCTTTCTGGCCCGCGCGGCACGGATGATGGGGTGGATGTACGTTCGTTTAAGGATAGTCCTGAACCAATCACCCATCAAAACCATGAACGCAGCCGCGATGAAGGCAGGGGCGATGATTCATCTGGATCGCATGGTGGGCGAACAACAGATGGCGATATCAATTCCAGTGGTGATAGCTCTGGCCACGGAAGTTCTAGCCATGAAGGTTCGCATGATGAAAACTCTAATAGCGGTTCATCTTCGGGTGGTTCTGGGCATGAAGATCATTCGGGTAGCGGTGGATCAGGCAGTAATGGCTCTGGTCACGAGGTGCTGCCGAATGAAAAAATCGAACGCACCGATAATAGTGGGCATGGCAGTGGCGTAGAACGCGTAGAAAAAATTGAAGCTGTAGAAAAAGTCGAGAAGGTCGAGAAAGTTGAAAAAGTTGAAAAGGTAGAAAAGGTAGAAAAGGTAGAAAAAGTCGAGAAGGTTGAAAAAGTTGAAAAGGTAGAGAAAGTTGAGAAGGTTGAAAAAGTTGAAAAGCCAGAGAAAGTTGAAAAGATAGAAACACCGGAGAAAGTCGAAAAGCCTGAAAAAGAAGACCATAGCGGTCACGGTAGCAGGCATTAA
- a CDS encoding TerC family protein, which translates to MDSVMELLNSDFLGKEAWVWFLFIGIVITLLVADLGLLHKDHHVINAQESLWMSAGYIAIALLFGGWIWWEMGPDSGMNYLTGFIVEKTLALDNIFVISLIFTYFAIPQKYQYRVLFWGILGVVILRGIMIALGATLVTQFSWVLYVFGTFLVLTGIKMLFASAHQKDMGENKLVKFLRKHMRVTDDLHGEKFFIKKTDPATGKMARFATPLFLALLMIEFVDIIFAVDSVPAIFAITTDPYIVYTSNIFAILGLRALYFALAAMMHRFVYLKYALSAVLIFIGGKIFWNQLVGKMDPSISLSITFAILASGIIFSLLKTTKVARL; encoded by the coding sequence ATGGATTCTGTGATGGAACTTCTGAACTCTGATTTTTTGGGTAAGGAAGCATGGGTATGGTTTCTGTTTATTGGCATCGTGATAACATTGCTTGTGGCTGATCTGGGTCTTTTGCATAAAGACCATCATGTGATTAACGCACAAGAGAGCCTGTGGATGAGCGCAGGCTATATCGCGATTGCGCTGTTGTTTGGCGGTTGGATATGGTGGGAAATGGGGCCGGATTCCGGCATGAATTATCTGACAGGCTTTATTGTCGAGAAAACCTTAGCCCTGGATAATATATTTGTTATCTCTCTGATTTTTACGTATTTCGCGATCCCGCAGAAGTATCAATACCGTGTGCTGTTTTGGGGCATTCTGGGTGTTGTAATCCTGCGCGGCATCATGATTGCCCTTGGCGCTACGCTTGTAACGCAGTTTAGCTGGGTGCTTTATGTCTTTGGTACGTTCTTAGTGCTGACAGGCATTAAAATGCTTTTTGCCAGCGCCCATCAAAAGGATATGGGTGAAAATAAGCTTGTTAAGTTTCTGCGCAAGCACATGCGCGTAACCGATGATCTGCATGGCGAAAAGTTTTTCATTAAAAAGACAGATCCGGCTACTGGAAAAATGGCGCGTTTTGCAACTCCGCTATTTCTTGCGCTGCTGATGATCGAGTTTGTGGATATCATTTTTGCGGTTGATTCAGTGCCAGCAATCTTTGCTATCACAACCGATCCTTATATTGTTTATACGAGCAATATCTTTGCAATTTTAGGCTTGCGGGCGCTTTATTTTGCGCTGGCGGCGATGATGCATCGCTTTGTTTATTTGAAATACGCCCTTTCGGCTGTTCTGATTTTTATCGGCGGAAAAATTTTCTGGAACCAACTGGTAGGTAAGATGGATCCAAGCATTTCCTTGTCTATCACCTTTGCTATTCTGGCTTCGGGGATTATTTTTTCTCTACTTAAGACCACCAAGGTCGCGCGATTATAA
- a CDS encoding DUF6502 family protein produces MKKNKKNLLKQALRHLLQPLVRLLLQHGVSHREFVDLSKRVFFESGRKILEAQPAKISHSQLAVLTGLHRKDITSLMEEAEGSEESPKESSPLFAVIAEWMTNPIFLDKHKVPLKLPYASTDTKTKTFTMLVESVSKDVRAKVHLEELQRLGLVDVDADNLLTLKKEAFLPTQDFTNKLRFFTRQIHDHMAASATNMELEHGGHFDRSAFHDGLSEAAILELRTLVNTEGMELLKKVYRRAEELATTDKGRAGPRHRMTLGMYLYDEQEEKHGTKK; encoded by the coding sequence GTGAAAAAAAATAAGAAAAATCTGTTGAAGCAAGCGTTGCGCCACCTGCTGCAGCCATTGGTGCGGCTGTTGCTACAGCATGGCGTTTCGCACCGCGAGTTTGTGGATTTGTCTAAGCGCGTATTTTTTGAAAGTGGCCGCAAGATTTTGGAAGCGCAGCCCGCGAAAATATCACATAGCCAGTTGGCTGTACTGACCGGTTTGCATCGCAAAGATATTACCAGCTTGATGGAAGAGGCTGAAGGCTCCGAAGAATCACCAAAAGAAAGTTCGCCGTTGTTTGCGGTGATAGCCGAATGGATGACCAATCCAATTTTTTTGGATAAGCACAAGGTGCCGTTAAAACTTCCCTATGCTAGCACCGATACCAAAACAAAAACCTTTACCATGCTGGTAGAGAGCGTCTCCAAAGATGTTCGGGCCAAAGTGCATCTGGAAGAATTGCAGCGGTTGGGTTTGGTTGATGTGGATGCGGATAATCTTCTTACGTTGAAGAAAGAAGCGTTTTTACCAACGCAGGACTTTACCAATAAACTTCGGTTCTTTACGCGGCAGATCCACGATCACATGGCGGCCTCTGCCACGAATATGGAGCTGGAGCACGGCGGTCATTTTGATCGTAGTGCTTTTCATGACGGTTTATCTGAAGCGGCCATCCTTGAGCTGCGCACATTAGTGAATACGGAGGGTATGGAGCTTTTAAAGAAGGTCTATCGCCGCGCTGAAGAACTGGCAACTACGGACAAAGGGCGCGCAGGGCCTCGTCATCGGATGACGCTTGGCATGTATCTGTATGACGAGCAGGAAGAGAAGCATGGTACAAAAAAATAA
- a CDS encoding glutathione peroxidase — protein sequence MHFIIALFGLFLSSQAIAAEMTPVDNAYAFTFTSIEGKPLPLSAYAGKVILVVNTASQCGFTPQYEELQKLHEKYKDKGLVVLGVPSNDFGGQEPGNEREIKAFTHNKFHVTFPLTTKTEVTGDKPHPFYDWAARQENSGLLGARPRWNFHKFLIGRNGLLVGSYISSISPMGDTITGDVEKALNEQ from the coding sequence ATGCATTTTATTATCGCGCTGTTCGGCTTGTTCCTATCAAGCCAAGCCATTGCTGCCGAAATGACGCCCGTCGATAATGCGTATGCGTTCACCTTCACGTCTATCGAAGGAAAGCCCTTGCCGCTCTCCGCTTATGCCGGGAAAGTCATTCTGGTGGTCAACACCGCATCGCAATGCGGATTTACCCCGCAATATGAAGAGCTTCAGAAGCTGCATGAAAAGTATAAAGATAAAGGCCTTGTTGTTCTGGGTGTGCCATCCAACGATTTTGGCGGGCAAGAGCCAGGCAATGAGCGCGAGATCAAAGCATTCACCCACAATAAATTTCATGTGACATTTCCGCTAACGACCAAAACAGAAGTGACAGGTGATAAACCGCACCCGTTTTATGATTGGGCGGCGCGCCAGGAAAACTCAGGACTGCTGGGTGCGCGCCCGCGCTGGAATTTTCATAAATTCCTGATCGGCCGCAATGGGTTGTTAGTGGGCAGCTATATCTCCAGCATATCGCCCATGGGCGATACGATTACGGGTGATGTTGAAAAAGCATTGAACGAACAATAG
- a CDS encoding heme-binding protein, with protein MMKPIIITVSVVAIVAGILSLAWSILGSEAEHARYDVVETQGDIEIRSYPPMIVAEVDASGPREVSIKEGFRSLAGYIFGDNQATGKIAMTAPVMQQPASPSKAEKTASEKIASEKIAMTAPVMQQSKGSNWTITFMMPSQYKLADLPVPNNSKIRMREQGEKRFAVIRYSGRATPEVMAEKEAKLQDYVNSKSLKRVAEPVYAFFNPPYTLPFLRRNEIMIEIKK; from the coding sequence ATGATGAAACCAATCATAATTACTGTGTCTGTTGTTGCGATTGTGGCAGGCATCTTGTCATTGGCGTGGAGCATATTGGGCAGCGAAGCGGAGCATGCGCGCTATGATGTGGTCGAGACGCAAGGGGATATCGAGATACGGTCATATCCACCGATGATTGTTGCCGAAGTGGATGCGAGCGGCCCACGAGAAGTTTCCATTAAAGAGGGCTTTAGAAGTCTGGCGGGATATATTTTCGGCGATAATCAGGCGACAGGCAAAATCGCAATGACCGCGCCCGTGATGCAACAACCCGCAAGCCCGTCTAAAGCGGAAAAAACAGCATCAGAAAAAATCGCATCAGAAAAAATTGCCATGACTGCACCTGTCATGCAGCAATCAAAAGGTTCGAACTGGACAATCACCTTCATGATGCCATCGCAGTATAAACTTGCCGATTTACCGGTTCCCAATAACAGCAAGATCCGAATGCGCGAGCAGGGCGAAAAGCGCTTTGCTGTAATCCGCTATTCTGGCCGAGCCACACCGGAGGTGATGGCAGAAAAAGAAGCGAAATTGCAGGATTACGTTAATTCGAAATCGCTCAAGCGGGTGGCGGAGCCCGTCTATGCGTTCTTTAACCCGCCTTATACGCTGCCCTTCTTGCGGCGCAATGAAATCATGATCGAAATCAAAAAATAA
- a CDS encoding complex I NDUFA9 subunit family protein has protein sequence MRAIIFGGTGQIGRALRAELERGGWHVTVPTRSVHSAAADGRIPFSMEAGDLESAMTDMDLVVNCVGILAPSGADTFDRIHRDLPERIARAAAKKGITRVVHISALGADANSASVYARSKAQGEAAVLAAYPHASILRPSIVFGPDDSFFNRFAQMAKLSPFLPLIGGGVSKFQPVYVNDVVLAVWRIVLMKEGYDRIFNLGGPDMFTFKELMQFILETTRKKRILLPLPWWIAEIQASLLERLPGKILTRDQLKLLRTDNIVPPASIGFDDLGIVPRRVADIVPGYLKA, from the coding sequence ATGCGTGCGATAATTTTTGGCGGAACAGGGCAAATCGGGCGCGCGCTACGTGCTGAATTGGAACGTGGGGGATGGCACGTGACGGTGCCAACGCGCAGCGTGCACAGCGCAGCCGCAGACGGGCGTATCCCGTTCAGTATGGAAGCGGGTGATCTTGAATCCGCGATGACGGATATGGATCTGGTTGTGAATTGTGTAGGAATTCTTGCGCCATCCGGCGCGGATACGTTTGACCGGATTCACCGCGATTTGCCTGAACGGATTGCACGCGCAGCAGCCAAAAAAGGCATTACGCGGGTTGTGCATATTTCGGCATTGGGCGCGGATGCAAACAGTGCGTCGGTATATGCGCGCAGCAAAGCGCAAGGCGAAGCGGCGGTACTGGCGGCATATCCCCATGCAAGCATTTTGCGGCCATCGATTGTATTTGGGCCGGATGATAGTTTTTTTAACCGCTTTGCGCAGATGGCAAAGCTTTCACCGTTTTTGCCATTGATTGGTGGCGGGGTCAGCAAATTCCAGCCGGTATATGTGAATGATGTGGTCTTGGCGGTCTGGCGTATTGTGCTGATGAAAGAAGGTTATGACCGGATTTTCAATCTGGGCGGGCCGGATATGTTTACGTTTAAGGAATTGATGCAGTTCATTTTAGAAACTACACGAAAAAAGCGCATCTTGTTGCCTTTGCCGTGGTGGATCGCCGAAATACAGGCATCGCTATTGGAACGATTGCCGGGAAAAATTCTGACCCGCGACCAGCTTAAGTTATTGCGCACCGATAATATAGTACCGCCAGCATCAATTGGTTTTGACGATCTGGGCATCGTGCCGCGACGGGTGGCAGATATTGTGCCGGGCTATCTGAAGGCATGA
- a CDS encoding amphi-Trp domain-containing protein, translating to MAIAKLKSRDIEKSYPVEQFVEKLRRLADCLEKGDRFEIQIQGERIYVPSHATVNVEHEREGRNEEIEFQIKWKN from the coding sequence ATGGCTATCGCTAAACTAAAAAGCCGCGATATCGAGAAAAGCTATCCCGTTGAACAGTTTGTTGAGAAGTTGCGCCGTCTGGCCGATTGCCTTGAAAAAGGCGATCGGTTCGAAATTCAAATTCAAGGCGAGCGCATCTATGTACCGTCTCATGCAACCGTTAATGTGGAGCATGAGCGTGAAGGGCGTAACGAGGAGATCGAATTCCAGATTAAATGGAAAAACTAA
- a CDS encoding flagellin, whose amino-acid sequence MAVSNVSLSSSAKTSLTSLQQTANALQSAQQKLATGKKVNSALDGATAFFASQAFLDRANDLSNVKDGVSTALQTVNAANNGIDAVSKLVDQAKGIATAALQTQDPTARAAFAQQFDDLRSQIDGIVADSSLNGRNLIDGTSSALTVNFNETSTSTLTIANTDLTSTGLGVAASTNAFANDSDINAAFSNLTTASTKLRTTAANISDNATIISTRSDFISNSINTLKEASDNLTLDDINEQAANLLALQVKNSLGISALSISNQAQQNVLKLF is encoded by the coding sequence ATGGCTGTTTCAAATGTATCCTTATCGTCTTCTGCCAAAACCAGTTTAACCTCGCTGCAACAGACAGCCAATGCGCTGCAATCCGCGCAGCAAAAACTGGCAACCGGCAAAAAGGTCAATTCGGCACTGGACGGCGCAACCGCATTCTTCGCAAGTCAGGCATTTTTAGACCGCGCCAACGATTTATCGAATGTCAAAGACGGCGTTTCAACTGCGTTGCAAACCGTGAATGCGGCCAATAACGGAATTGATGCAGTATCCAAACTGGTGGATCAGGCAAAGGGTATTGCCACCGCTGCTTTGCAAACCCAAGACCCGACCGCCAGAGCGGCCTTTGCCCAGCAATTTGATGATTTGCGCAGCCAGATTGACGGGATTGTTGCGGATTCAAGTTTAAATGGCCGTAACCTGATTGATGGCACATCAAGTGCACTTACCGTCAATTTCAATGAAACCAGCACCAGCACTCTGACAATCGCAAATACGGATTTGACGTCCACAGGTTTGGGGGTTGCTGCATCAACAAATGCGTTTGCCAATGACAGCGATATCAATGCTGCATTCAGCAATTTAACAACGGCATCGACCAAGCTTCGCACGACCGCGGCAAATATCAGCGATAATGCGACAATTATCAGCACCCGTTCGGATTTTATTTCCAACTCGATTAACACCTTGAAGGAAGCATCGGATAATCTGACGTTGGATGATATTAACGAGCAGGCGGCAAATCTGCTTGCGCTGCAAGTTAAAAACTCGCTTGGCATCTCCGCGCTTAGTATTTCAAATCAGGCACAGCAGAATGTGCTGAAGCTGTTCTAG
- a CDS encoding DUF1465 family protein produces MKKSVIKNPIDRTFDEGVALTLEARNYIAFHEQSDRKSLNLPDCLHIGYHHTRVSARLIQIMTWLLAMKAVNSGEITREQFQAPAFALGGGPECTDDTGPDMEELPQGLRSLLDRTHKLYMRVARLDEQVRGQPAHGIDPARLSKMGVTALQIAN; encoded by the coding sequence ATGAAAAAGTCCGTGATCAAGAACCCGATTGACCGCACCTTTGATGAAGGTGTTGCCTTGACGCTGGAAGCGCGTAATTATATCGCATTCCACGAACAATCGGATCGTAAAAGTTTAAACCTTCCTGATTGCCTGCATATTGGCTATCACCACACCCGCGTTTCTGCGCGCCTTATTCAAATCATGACCTGGTTGCTTGCGATGAAAGCCGTGAACAGCGGTGAAATCACCCGTGAACAATTTCAGGCTCCGGCCTTTGCGCTTGGCGGTGGCCCTGAATGCACCGATGATACCGGCCCGGATATGGAAGAATTGCCACAAGGGTTGCGCAGTCTTTTAGACCGCACTCACAAATTGTATATGCGTGTTGCACGTCTTGATGAACAAGTACGTGGCCAGCCCGCGCACGGCATTGACCCCGCACGTCTTTCAAAGATGGGCGTGACGGCATTGCAGATCGCGAATTAA
- a CDS encoding autotransporter outer membrane beta-barrel domain-containing protein: protein MFSFSKKTCHFFGAALGALFGLLASPALASSVFVTNTNDSGAGSLRQAILDANSLGGSDTIFFSSSIDGGTITLLSNLPALTDLADFSILTPTSITITGGNFALDQNLPIGAAGLVAFDGAFSSTGSLTMQSNFRFLLNGISSSYAGGMTVFDGELIIGDVAHSTAVFGDGTNTTTLLGGTLSGHGTVNMNVTNNSGTVSPGSGTIGTLAVGGNYVQGSGATLAITVSPTTASKLAVAGTAALDGRLVVTFNPGTYVAKTFTVLTAGTVTGTFSSVNLTAPAGLAVSALNYNPTSVTFDVLASATQTDVFSTFAFPTISAAHQAGETIFDHLGGVGGGTQNNPMSFASLTQKGVALEENTQGLNHLVKGLPNAMKQYGGWFKATGNLASLESSGAGSGYDSETGGFMFGVDREVEKGLRIGAAGGYEHTSITATNSASTGGESNTGRFGLYGSKELDDNISVHARLGYALHMIDTERLETNNGLIGRSSHDGHEFSSGLQLSKKINMHGYTFTPKAGLSYVLLAEDGYTETGAGIFNATVSDKDTHSLRLITGLTVARPTTIREWDVTPEARIKYSYETLDAISATTGTVLGTGFSSKGVTPSSHMLAIGFGTSVKLDETVDAFGSYDVNLPTGNTFEQTFALGVKMKF, encoded by the coding sequence ATGTTTTCTTTTTCTAAAAAAACCTGCCATTTTTTTGGTGCGGCGTTGGGTGCGCTTTTCGGCCTGCTGGCTTCTCCCGCATTAGCTAGTTCTGTTTTTGTGACCAACACAAACGATTCCGGGGCGGGGTCTTTGCGCCAAGCCATTTTGGATGCTAATTCGTTGGGTGGATCTGACACCATTTTTTTTAGTAGCAGCATTGATGGCGGCACCATAACGCTGCTTAGCAATTTGCCTGCACTGACTGACCTTGCCGATTTTTCAATACTTACCCCAACAAGTATTACCATTACCGGTGGTAACTTTGCCTTGGATCAGAATCTGCCGATAGGCGCAGCCGGGCTTGTTGCCTTTGATGGCGCGTTTTCATCGACCGGTAGTTTGACCATGCAATCGAATTTCCGGTTTTTACTGAACGGCATCAGCAGTTCATACGCGGGCGGGATGACCGTTTTTGACGGTGAACTGATTATTGGTGATGTCGCGCATAGCACCGCCGTTTTTGGTGATGGCACAAATACCACCACGCTGTTGGGCGGGACCCTTTCAGGGCATGGCACAGTAAATATGAATGTAACCAACAACTCCGGCACGGTTTCGCCTGGCAGCGGCACCATTGGCACTCTGGCAGTGGGCGGAAATTATGTACAAGGTTCGGGCGCAACACTTGCCATAACGGTATCGCCTACAACGGCATCCAAACTTGCGGTCGCGGGCACTGCTGCGTTGGATGGTCGTTTGGTGGTAACATTCAATCCGGGTACTTATGTTGCAAAAACATTTACAGTGCTCACTGCAGGTACTGTGACCGGTACATTTTCGAGTGTGAATTTGACAGCGCCCGCAGGGCTTGCCGTGAGTGCGCTTAACTATAACCCCACATCCGTGACATTTGATGTGCTGGCATCTGCCACACAAACAGATGTATTCAGCACGTTTGCTTTCCCAACCATTAGCGCGGCACACCAAGCGGGCGAAACTATTTTTGATCACCTTGGCGGCGTGGGTGGCGGCACGCAAAATAACCCGATGTCATTTGCATCCTTGACGCAGAAGGGCGTCGCGCTTGAAGAAAACACCCAAGGACTTAACCACCTTGTTAAAGGTTTGCCCAATGCGATGAAGCAATATGGCGGGTGGTTTAAGGCAACCGGGAATTTGGCGAGCCTTGAAAGCAGCGGGGCTGGATCAGGGTATGACAGCGAAACAGGCGGGTTTATGTTTGGCGTTGACCGCGAAGTGGAAAAAGGACTGCGCATTGGTGCTGCGGGCGGGTATGAGCACACAAGCATTACTGCCACCAACAGCGCAAGCACAGGGGGCGAAAGCAACACCGGTCGCTTCGGGTTGTATGGCAGCAAAGAATTGGACGATAACATTTCCGTGCATGCCCGCTTGGGCTATGCCCTGCACATGATTGATACAGAGCGCCTTGAAACCAATAATGGCCTTATCGGGCGCAGCAGCCATGACGGCCATGAATTTTCAAGCGGGCTACAGCTCAGCAAAAAAATTAACATGCATGGTTATACATTTACTCCCAAAGCAGGGTTAAGTTATGTGCTTCTTGCCGAAGATGGTTATACGGAAACAGGAGCAGGCATTTTTAATGCAACGGTTTCTGACAAAGACACGCACTCTCTGCGTCTTATCACTGGCCTAACAGTGGCCCGCCCCACGACCATTCGCGAATGGGATGTAACCCCCGAAGCACGCATTAAATATAGCTACGAAACACTTGATGCTATTTCAGCGACAACCGGAACTGTTCTTGGCACGGGTTTTTCAAGCAAAGGCGTTACGCCATCTTCCCATATGCTGGCTATTGGCTTTGGCACTTCCGTAAAGCTTGATGAGACGGTAGATGCGTTTGGGTCTTATGATGTCAACCTGCCAACAGGTAACACGTTTGAGCAAACATTTGCGCTTGGCGTGAAGATGAAGTTTTAA
- a CDS encoding cryptochrome/photolyase family protein codes for MPNPNLILVLGDQLTLELSSLRCGNSAHDVVLMAEVGSETRYVKHHKKKIAFLFSAMRHFAQSLREQGWRVIYRKLDQTGSGSSFTDEVSKAVREISPARLIVTEPGEWRVLQEIESWNAHLPCAVDVLQDDRFICSRGEFAAWADGRKQLRMEYFYREMRRKTGLLMDGDEPAGGQWNYDHDNRSAAKPDLFMPQPLRITPDAITQDVMQLVARDFSSHFGNLEPFWFAVTRHDALCALDGFIEKALPRFGDYQDAMLEGQRFLYHSVLSVYMNAGLLSPMEICQKVERAWREGHVPLNAAEGYIRQIIGWREYIRGIYWLKMPDYVKQNFFAANRPVPDFYWTAETRMACLRAAITQTKEEAYAHHIQRLMLTGNFALLAGVLPHALHEWYLMVYADAYEWVELPNTLGMSQFADGGLLASKPYVSSGAYINRMSDHCKHCAYDVKDGVGENACPFNSLYWAFLEKHRPKLSGNPRMMQMYRTWDKMDAQKRTATLQKAQELLDNIDSL; via the coding sequence ATGCCAAACCCGAATTTAATTCTGGTGCTTGGTGACCAATTGACGCTGGAATTGTCCAGCTTGCGGTGTGGGAATTCCGCACACGATGTGGTGTTGATGGCTGAAGTTGGCAGTGAAACACGCTATGTCAAACACCATAAGAAAAAAATCGCGTTTCTGTTTTCGGCGATGCGGCATTTTGCGCAAAGTTTGCGCGAACAAGGGTGGCGCGTCATCTACCGCAAACTGGATCAGACAGGTTCAGGCAGCAGCTTTACCGATGAAGTGAGCAAGGCTGTTCGCGAAATAAGCCCGGCGCGTCTTATTGTAACCGAACCCGGTGAATGGCGCGTGCTGCAGGAAATTGAAAGCTGGAACGCGCATTTGCCATGTGCGGTTGACGTGCTGCAAGATGACCGCTTCATCTGTTCGCGCGGCGAATTTGCGGCGTGGGCAGATGGGCGCAAGCAGTTGCGAATGGAATATTTCTACCGCGAGATGCGCCGCAAAACCGGCTTGCTGATGGACGGGGATGAGCCGGCCGGAGGACAATGGAATTACGATCATGATAACCGCAGCGCGGCAAAGCCTGATCTGTTCATGCCGCAACCGTTGCGCATTACGCCGGATGCCATCACGCAAGATGTTATGCAACTGGTGGCGCGTGATTTTTCCAGCCATTTTGGTAATCTGGAGCCGTTCTGGTTTGCCGTAACGCGGCATGATGCGCTTTGCGCGCTGGATGGCTTTATCGAAAAAGCCTTGCCGCGATTTGGTGATTATCAGGATGCGATGCTGGAAGGGCAGCGCTTTTTATATCATTCGGTGCTGTCGGTTTATATGAATGCCGGATTGTTATCGCCGATGGAAATATGCCAAAAGGTCGAACGCGCATGGCGTGAAGGACATGTGCCGCTTAATGCGGCGGAAGGTTATATCCGCCAGATTATCGGTTGGCGCGAATATATCCGCGGTATTTACTGGCTTAAAATGCCGGACTATGTGAAGCAAAATTTCTTTGCTGCCAATCGCCCCGTGCCGGATTTTTATTGGACGGCGGAAACGCGCATGGCGTGTCTGCGCGCGGCCATTACCCAGACCAAAGAAGAAGCTTATGCGCATCATATCCAGCGGCTGATGCTGACGGGGAATTTTGCATTGCTGGCGGGGGTTTTACCGCACGCCCTGCATGAATGGTATTTGATGGTATATGCCGATGCGTATGAATGGGTGGAATTGCCCAACACACTGGGCATGAGCCAGTTTGCCGATGGCGGATTGTTAGCATCAAAACCGTATGTATCGTCGGGTGCGTATATCAACCGCATGTCGGATCATTGCAAACATTGCGCGTATGATGTCAAAGATGGGGTGGGCGAAAACGCATGCCCGTTCAATTCGCTGTATTGGGCGTTTCTGGAGAAGCATCGTCCAAAACTTTCTGGTAATCCACGAATGATGCAGATGTACCGCACATGGGACAAGATGGATGCCCAGAAGCGCACGGCAACCCTTCAAAAAGCGCAAGAATTGCTGGACAACATTGATAGCCTGTAG